Genomic DNA from Prunus persica cultivar Lovell chromosome G1, Prunus_persica_NCBIv2, whole genome shotgun sequence:
ATGGGAAATCTTACCAACTACCAAATGATATAcactttttgatatttttcccAGTCTTTCATCATTTTGTCCTCGTTGGAATGTGACcaagaaataaattacaacAATTTTAATCAATGACATGTAATGGGTTATGAGTGAGTATGCATGAAGATGCCTCTCCTCCTCCCTCCTCCCTCCTCTCAAACTTCCCATGAATAATACAATTGTACAATGTGCAAAATCCTAAGGGAGCGGTAAGAAGCACAAGTAATATACAATCGTACACCAAGGTATTTGTAGACTGAAACCAaggtataatattaataacttaggaggaggaagaggctagagggagagagagatggatgatgatgatgatgatgaaatggGAGAAGGAAGGAAGTAGGGGGGGTGGAGTGTGTTCCAAGACACAATGATTACAAAGTCTTGGGGAAGCAGAAAGGGTTGGCATGGAAATAGCCAACAGTATGGAAGAACGTGGGGACTTGACCGAGGTATataggaaaggaaaggaaaggaaagggcCTAATcagaaaagatgaaaaatgatttaaataattatatgtatatataaataaatcgaaaataaggaaaacaaaaaggaaagccTTTTATCATGATGATACTCTCAGCCTTTTTGGTCTTTGGTCGGTCGACAATCTGTGTGTTGTGTGTTCACTCTGTTTAATTGTGCTGCTTCTCCCTTGTGTTGTGTTTCCCATCCCTATACCTCCTTCCACTCaatccactctctctctctctctctccccctctccccCAAGCTACTACTGCAACTCACAGAGTGTAATTATTTGCTTTCAACCAATCAGAGAATGCTATTTTCTTTTACATGGGGGGATTACATTTTtggtattaaattaattttatatgtgaatataaatgaaaaatatataaaataaacgagtgaattgaattgaattgaataaataaaagaagggATCCATCCGCACCCTGAAAGATACAGGAATGGAATGGATAGAGAATGCCgtaagaagaaaggaaaagagactAGCAGTACTCAACAGACTATATATTTAGAGTGGTGGAAAGGGTGCACAGAGTCGTAGAGACCACATCAcggttagagagagagagagaaaacaagagagagagaaaagaaagtgagggcaaaaaaaaacaaaggaagcaAAAAGATACCAACAAAGCAcgaaggaaaaggaaagctCAGTTGAAACCAAGGATAAAAAGGGTCATCACCCCCACAAACACAAAGCCCACAAAGGCGTGGCAGATCAAAAAACCTACCCCAAGTGATAGAGATAGAGAGACAGGGAGAGCCAAGCACCAAAAccacaagagagagagagagagagagagagagagagagagagagagctagctACGGAGAGAGAACAGATAATCAGAAACACCAAAACCCTCCATCATTAAATCAACCAAAGGTTTTTGtctcacatatatattttctttgctCCCAATGTTTCTTCCTTGATTCCCTTTCATCCAtttctcttcaatttcttagcTTCAATTAAAGCCCTATACTTTTGAGAAACTAATTGTTTAGAGCCCTAGCTAGACATACACaaccactatatatatatcataagaAGTGAAGATGATGTGTGGGAAGAAAGAAGATCAAGGGGAGTGTTCTCAGTCTGTCCAAAACCTACAAGCCTTCCAAGAACACTTGTTTCTCCAACAACAACATCAgatgcaacaacaacaacaacatcagATGCAACAACAACATCATCAACAACAAGGTATGATTTTCCCTCATGATCATCAAGCCCCGCCGCCAATCTTGCAGCCATGGACTCTCCCTCCGATCCACTCCTTCAACCCATCAGCCCACGACCAGTTTCTTCcaactcctcctcctccaattcCATCGTCATCATCCTACGCTAGTTTCTTCAACCGAAGAGCTCCTCTCCAGTTCACATATGACGGTTCAGCATCTGAACACCATCACCATCTCAGAATCTTATCCGAGACACTTGGACCCATGGTTCAACCCGGTTCCGCCCCGTTTGGGCTTCAAGCAGAGTTGGGTAAGTTGACCGCCCAAGAAATCATGGACGCCAAGGCTCTCGCAGCTTCTAAGAGTCATAGCGAGGCCGAGCGGAGACGAAGAGAGAGAATCAATAACCATCTCGCCAAGTTGCGCAGCTTATTGCCCAGCACCACCAAAGTAAGTTTATACTAAAAATGATtatcatatttatatatcactgaaaagaaaaaacaaaaaactcatATACATGTGTGATATTCATGCGTGTACAACATGTTGTATTTTATATAGGGTGTGACATtatcccttttttatttatttgttttatcatGATCGGCTATACATAGTTTTTCCAATCTAAGATCTTTGTGGATC
This window encodes:
- the LOC18793925 gene encoding transcription factor bHLH30, giving the protein MMCGKKEDQGECSQSVQNLQAFQEHLFLQQQHQMQQQQQHQMQQQHHQQQGMIFPHDHQAPPPILQPWTLPPIHSFNPSAHDQFLPTPPPPIPSSSSYASFFNRRAPLQFTYDGSASEHHHHLRILSETLGPMVQPGSAPFGLQAELGKLTAQEIMDAKALAASKSHSEAERRRRERINNHLAKLRSLLPSTTKTDKASLLAEVIQHVKELKRQTSLIAETSPVPTEMDELIVDDASDEDGKFVIKASLCCEDRSDLLPDLIKTLKALRLRTLKAEITTLGGRVKNVLFITGEEDSSSSGGEQEQQHQVPHEHQQQQYCISSIEEALKAVMEKTGGEHEQSSSGSVKRQRTNNINILN